One Vicia villosa cultivar HV-30 ecotype Madison, WI linkage group LG5, Vvil1.0, whole genome shotgun sequence genomic window, ttaaaaaagttGATTCTTTAAGatctttaatataaatttattaaattttataaactttaatccaattaaacaaagagaaaataaaaaatatactgacaatataaaataattttacaccatTGTCTAATGAACAATGGGCATCCTATTGATAATTTAATACGACTCGCATAATTTGACAAATCAATAGTTTCTTGTTTAACCACCACGTAAAATTTCCTTATGCATGACTATTAAACTCTTAAATGAgattaaaaaacattttaatagaatttaattataaaaaaaacatttaatgaatatatatcgaaaatcattaaaaaaattaaaataaaaatataacgtAATACTAGAATTTATGATGTTGTTAGTTTTACAGGTTGTCACTTCATAcccattttatcattaaaaaaaaaaaaactatttttgctTTTCATTTGTTCAGATTCACTTGACCTTACAACTTACAACTAAGTTTCCTATTGagtaaaaaaataacttattttcttaatttaatttgatatggCGTGTGGTAGACACGAGCCACtgcattaatttatttttttgtaacCCAAAAAGTGAAACAAACAATTCCCCTACTAGTAGTATATATTTACATGCATAACAACATTTCTTACTCATTAGGCTCTGTTTGGATTTCATTTTCAAATCACTTCTTGTAACACTAATTCACACACACTTTCAAATGGCTGGCAGTGGAAACGAACACAGACTAAGCCTTGAAGAACCTGAGAAACAGAGCCTTCTCAATCGCCATACCGAGAAGCACTTCACCGCCGGGGAGATTGTTCGTGATATCATCATCGGAGTTTCTGATGGTCTCACTGTTCCATTCGCCCTCGCTGCAGGTCTCTCTGGCGCTAATGCTACTTCTTCCATCGTTCTTACTGCCGGTATCGCCGAAGTCGCCGCCGGTGCAATCTCCATGGGTCTCGGAGGGTAGTTTTCATCGCAACACTCAATTTTGATCTGAAAATATGAATTGTGAGAAATTTTGATTggatttgtgtttttttgcagttATTTGGCGGCAAAAGGTGAAGCCGATCATTATAATAGAGAATTGAAAAGGGAACAAGATGAAATCATTGCCGTGCCAGAAACTGGTTCGCACTATACCTTTCTCTCTGATCTCGATTTGAAacagaaatttatttttttaaatatattgaataattaatttatttattattttttttaatatgtattttattgtgagTGAAATTCAGAAGCTGCTGAGGTGGGAGAAATATTGGCGGAATATGGGATAGAGGAACATGAATATGCACCTGTGGTGAATGCTCTGAGAAAGAATCCTCAAGCATGGCTTGATTTCATGATGAAGTAAGTTTAATTctccaaacagtttttttctttttgttgtgaTTTTCTTTTAAGAGTATTTcgaaaaagtttgaaaattttggatTTTACGAAACGTCGTGACTCGTGAATATTTATGCTAAGTTGAATAAAAGTTGAATTGGAATTGGTTGACATAACTTAAATGGTGGCACCACCGCACCACGGGTTGGAAAGAGAAAGGCACTTTTTATGGTTAATAGGGTTTAACTGTTTGCGTGCAACCCACTCACACAACTATTTGgactttctttttgtcttttaatgttaaataaaagtgttttgaaaaattaaaataagagaaGGTGACATCCTCAGCGTTTTAATCTCTATCATtaattaaatgaatatttttaaaaatcccTACCCAATAGTAGGTAGGAAAATTGGGTCCTTTATTTTATAATGTAAAAGTAACTTAAATATTTGGCATATTCTAATGGGACCATGGAATGTAAATGGATAAAAACAAAGAAATGATATCAAAGAACTTTAcacattatttcatttttaatttcacatcaaatttcaaccgttaaaaaaattgattcaacGATTgtgttaaattaaataataaaaaaatatataataattttttttacataacgATTGAGATTTGATGTTATATTAAACTTGGACACCTCAGTGTCATTTgatacttttatatatatatatatatatatatatatatatatatatatatatatatatatatatatatatatatatatatatatatatatatatatatatatatatatatatatatatatatatatatatatatatatatatatatatatatatattaaaaactcACATGAATCAATCTATCaattttaagttattttctggTCATCTATCCTTAATTATAAGATGTTTAGTAATTTTTCTGGTCAAACTCACAGGAATCAATCTTACCAATgaagaataattattttacaattataagaaaatattagtaATGTTTATTCTTTTATGcacttcttattttattattattattattattattattattattattattattattattattaatttttgtttaattcTTTTTAAACGACAAGAAAAGTTGATTGATTCATGCAATTtagatttattattttctttttttaaaattttctttccaATGCTAatgaataattattttacaattttaatgtTTATTCTATCATgcactttatatttatttttctttttttaaaattttgtttccaatattattaatatggaataattattttacaattttaatgtTTATTCTATCATGCACTTTTGTTATTCTCTTCTTTTCGCCACTTTTGTTACCAAACTAAAAAATGGCGATGTATACAATAATGtttatgacttttatttattttaaaaaataaaatattatatttataacacATAAATtgcatttaaatttataaaaggattaatttttatttagtttaaatatcATATTAGAAGTAGAAAATGTCTGTTTATTTTAATGGCGTAGAGAAGGTCTATTAATGATGAGTCTTTTTGATACAGATTTGAGTTGGGACTAGAGAAGCCAGATCCAAGGAGAGCATTGTATAGTGCAATGACAATTGCCATTGCTTATGTATTGGGCGGACTTGTTCCTCTCATTCCTTACATGTTCATTCCAAAGGCAACAGAAGCTGTTCTGGTTTCAGTAGTTGTTACTTtgattgctttgtttgtttttggcTTTGTCAAAGGATGCTTCACCGGCAACAAACCCGTCAGAAGTGCTTTGGAAACTGCTCTTATCGGCGCCATTGCCTCCGCCGCTGCTTATGGTTTAGCAAAGGCTTTCCATCCATAGTTATTTTACAACTATATTGTTTCCTTCTTTTTGGCAATTAGCGGTTTTGGTGGAAACTTTTCGTGAACAACTTTTAACTTTTTGTTTGAGCTTTTATGGTTAATGATATCACTTTGCATTTTAATTGTCTCTTTTGAGTTTTGATAGATATAATGAAGGACTTCGTTTAGGTTCAACCATTCGTTACCATTATTTGAGGAGGTAGTACTAATTGGTTTTTGTTGCaagagattaaaatttaaaagtttacaTTATTTTGAATATGAGAACTTACAATccgtttaaattttatttgaaaaagttaaaggtgaattcttatctaaaTAATGATTGAGGTTAAGAGTATTGCACTAATTTTATATTGTCATTTAATTGAGATTTTTTAATCAATCAtgtcacataattttttttaaaaataacagtgTGACTTGACACTTAACATGATCATGATTAATTGATAGTGTTAAATTATTTAACAGTATTTTATACTGTCAGTGTATACATTCAATTTTTAGATttgttgaataattaatatatctggtctatatatatagaccaaatatactattaatttaatgaataaaaaaaatgaatttcgaGTATCTCTTTTTCTCATAATCATATCCAACACATTTGTCCAAGGTAAGACTTCATATATTTACCCCAAATATCTTAAAATcactttttattaaataaaacattttAGTTCATTTTAAATTTGTTTGTTTCCATACTCACCCTTTCACATACTTTTCCTAGTTACCGAttctcttttacattcttttcttgtgttcttctctactttgattcttaaaaaaaaaaaaaaagtttgttgaaACATTTGTCCAACACATATGTTTGAGGTACAAAGATGGTGCCCTGCGTTTTTTTTCTCCAATAAGTAACTTCCAACATTGATTTCTTTGTTAAAATCACCGCAACTTGTATCTAGCGAGTCATGTTTTGCGGTCTTTTTGCATTGGTTAAAAATTCGTTAAAATTAATTATCCCCTCCACTTTATGAATGTTTTTTACacccaaattaaaaaaaaaataaattaattataatattgaaaGACATTTCATTTTTACTATATTAATCTTATAAATGTGTTGAAATTAATGTACAAGAGTAACAATTAAAtgacataaataaaaaaattacaatcaTTACTACATTAAAAAGTAAGAATGAGATTCATTTTGAATCGGAGGGAATAATATTGATTATGATCAATTAGTGTGTCATACTTTATCCAAGGTCAAATCTGACCACTATCTTCTCCTATACACCTGTGATTTTGCTATGGTCAAATTTAAACCTCAATTCAAGTTTCTCAGGATGTGGAGCCTTGATAAGGATTGTGAGAAAGTCATTAGGGAAAGTTGGAATACTAGAGTGTATGGGTGCCCTATGTATATTTTGGACAGAAAACTAAGACTTTTAAAGGTTAAATTAAAAGAGTGGATTAAAAACAGTTTTGGTGATGTTAAAGAGAAAGTTCTGAAGGCAGAGGCAGTTTTAAAAGATATCCAAAAAAAACATAGACTTGGCTGGCTATAATGATCTTTTGCAGGTGGAGGAAGCTAAGGCTCAACATGATTTGGAGAAAGCTCTCATTTTGAAAGAAGCTTTTTGGAAAGAAAAAGCTAATATTAAATGGCACGGTGAGGGAGACAGGAATACCAAGTTTTTCCATACTTATGCCAAGATCAAAAGGAAGAATAGTTTAATTTCCTCTCTTAATATTAATGATATTGTTACTACTGATAGCAACATCATTGAATCTCATTTTGTTAACCATTTTTCTGCCTTGTTCAATCAAAATGTTCACTTGCATGATTCTGGTCTTATTCAAAGAGTCATTCATTGCTTAGTTAATGATAGCACTAATGCTTTACTCACACTCCTAGTACTAAGGAGATCCACCATGTTGTCATGAGCCTTAATACTGACTCAGTCCCTGGCCTGGATGGCTTTGGTCCCTTGTTCTATAAAAAATATTGGGATATAATAAAAAGTGATGTCATAGGGGCTGCTAACCAATTCTTCTTGCAGGACTGGATCCTTCCTAATTACAATGCCAATACCATCATTCTCATTCCTAAAACCAATGATCCTCATTCTATAAACCATTATAGACCCATTGCTCTTGCTAATTTCAAAATGAAAATCATTTTTAAGATCATGGCAGACAGACTTGCTTCTATTTTACCTGCTTTGATATCCAAAGAGCAAAATGGTTTTGTCATAGGTATAAATATTAAGGATAGCATTTGCCTT contains:
- the LOC131608240 gene encoding vacuolar iron transporter 1-like is translated as MAGSGNEHRLSLEEPEKQSLLNRHTEKHFTAGEIVRDIIIGVSDGLTVPFALAAGLSGANATSSIVLTAGIAEVAAGAISMGLGGYLAAKGEADHYNRELKREQDEIIAVPETEAAEVGEILAEYGIEEHEYAPVVNALRKNPQAWLDFMMKFELGLEKPDPRRALYSAMTIAIAYVLGGLVPLIPYMFIPKATEAVLVSVVVTLIALFVFGFVKGCFTGNKPVRSALETALIGAIASAAAYGLAKAFHP